A DNA window from Desulfofundulus luciae contains the following coding sequences:
- a CDS encoding M24 family metallopeptidase: protein MDVFSKRVARVQQLMGRKGIDYLVLAPTANMFYLTGLKTVADERLQVTVLPAEGPLTLVLPEMYKEYAAKIHGHYRLLTWPDHQDPVELVMAAVTTKQGRVAVDEKMWAGHFLSIMRAFSGFQFVAARDVMSEVRVCKDETELALLEQAGKLADRVMGEVLKEIREGVTEKELALFIENTIKALGAEDISFKPIVASGPNGSLPHHITGDRKLQKGDFIVLDFGAVVGGYCSDITRTFCLGKATPEGKEVYRLVQEANELGFQSAREGVPCGDVDRAARGLISRAGYGDYFIHRTGHGIGLDCHEDPYLVEGNTTPLRQGMVFSVEPGIYLPGKLGVRIEDIVAVTSDGPIRLNNFSRELLEI from the coding sequence ATGGATGTATTTTCGAAAAGGGTGGCCAGGGTACAGCAATTAATGGGCCGGAAAGGCATTGACTACCTGGTTCTGGCTCCCACCGCCAATATGTTTTACCTGACGGGGTTGAAAACAGTAGCCGATGAACGCCTTCAGGTTACCGTATTGCCGGCGGAAGGTCCCTTAACGTTGGTTTTGCCTGAGATGTATAAAGAATATGCCGCCAAGATCCATGGGCATTACCGCTTGCTTACCTGGCCCGATCACCAGGACCCGGTGGAACTGGTCATGGCGGCGGTAACCACAAAACAAGGGCGGGTTGCGGTAGATGAAAAAATGTGGGCGGGCCATTTCTTGAGCATTATGCGGGCTTTCTCCGGCTTTCAATTCGTGGCCGCCCGGGATGTCATGTCAGAGGTGCGTGTTTGCAAAGACGAAACAGAGCTGGCCCTGCTGGAGCAGGCAGGAAAGCTAGCGGACCGGGTAATGGGTGAAGTGCTGAAAGAAATCAGGGAAGGTGTTACGGAGAAAGAACTGGCCCTATTTATTGAGAACACCATTAAGGCGTTGGGCGCTGAAGATATTTCCTTTAAGCCCATTGTAGCTTCAGGCCCTAACGGTTCTTTGCCGCATCACATCACCGGCGATCGAAAACTGCAAAAGGGTGATTTTATCGTCCTGGATTTCGGTGCGGTGGTGGGGGGGTACTGTTCGGATATTACCCGTACATTTTGCCTGGGTAAGGCCACCCCGGAGGGAAAAGAGGTTTACCGCTTGGTGCAGGAGGCCAATGAGCTGGGCTTTCAGTCGGCCAGGGAAGGTGTTCCCTGCGGGGATGTAGACAGGGCTGCCCGGGGCTTAATCTCCCGTGCAGGCTACGGGGACTACTTCATTCACCGGACCGGTCACGGCATTGGCCTGGATTGTCATGAGGATCCCTACCTGGTTGAAGGAAACACCACTCCCCTCCGGCAGGGAATGGTTTTTAGCGTGGAACCGGGGATCTACCTGCCCGGAAAACTGGGCGTGCGCATTGAAGATATTGTGGCCGTAACCAGTGACGGTCCGATCCGCTTGAATAATTTTTCCAGGGAACTGCTCGAAATATAA
- a CDS encoding cupin domain-containing protein, translated as MKVVKKEQFCAAVSESCPLKLLISGREHGAKNCQVGMAVLKPGQRLPASGYSWHASEEVSYILAGKIRVDTDTGSEIVEEGDLVFMPGNKPHASTNISQGEAKILWFVTPHTVPEN; from the coding sequence TTGAAGGTTGTAAAGAAGGAGCAGTTTTGCGCTGCCGTTAGTGAAAGTTGCCCGTTGAAACTCTTGATTTCCGGAAGGGAGCACGGCGCAAAAAACTGCCAGGTGGGAATGGCAGTGTTGAAACCGGGTCAAAGGTTGCCGGCATCAGGCTATTCCTGGCACGCCTCCGAGGAGGTTTCCTATATCCTTGCCGGGAAAATCCGGGTGGATACTGATACCGGTAGTGAAATAGTGGAAGAGGGAGATCTGGTGTTTATGCCCGGAAACAAGCCCCATGCCAGCACCAATATATCCCAGGGGGAAGCAAAAATTTTGTGGTTTGTTACCCCGCACACAGTACCCGAAAACTAG